A genomic region of Ktedonobacteraceae bacterium contains the following coding sequences:
- a CDS encoding response regulator has translation MQDRDAARSSSGGGQLNALNEATPNEVRVFDHPMHSQAAVARHSHKILVVEDDTSLASLEANFLTASGYATEIASNGELAIVALQQAIPDLVLLDLDLSGSISGWEVLKVLRTYSSTPVLLTSSASAVRQHIRSHGESRATLDHLPKPYPMHTLLKRIERMLTIGP, from the coding sequence ATGCAAGACAGGGACGCTGCAAGGTCATCGTCTGGAGGCGGTCAGTTGAATGCTTTGAACGAGGCCACACCGAATGAGGTGCGAGTGTTTGATCATCCAATGCATTCACAAGCGGCGGTAGCCAGGCACTCACACAAAATACTCGTAGTTGAAGATGACACTTCCCTGGCCAGCCTGGAAGCAAATTTTTTAACCGCATCCGGCTACGCTACGGAGATAGCAAGTAATGGAGAATTAGCTATCGTGGCGCTTCAACAAGCGATTCCCGACCTTGTATTGCTTGACCTTGATCTCTCTGGTTCAATTTCCGGCTGGGAAGTCTTGAAAGTTTTACGGACTTATTCGAGCACGCCGGTATTGCTTACCAGTTCGGCATCCGCAGTGCGTCAGCATATTCGCAGCCATGGCGAAAGCCGGGCAACTTTAGATCATTTGCCTAAACCATATCCTATGCATACTCTTCTCAAACGCATTGAACGCATGTTAACGATAGGACCGTAG
- a CDS encoding sigma-70 family RNA polymerase sigma factor encodes MQIRERVKTRTPDITDGILAQQSLAGDQQAFESLVKRYNGPLFNFICRFLGDYDQASDILQQVFLQLYISLPNLRTGEPLKAWLFQVARNRCLDELRKKRAIHFSDLEASADEDDASPLAAMPDTGPLPEEVAERHDLQECLQKAIEALPPKFRSVVLLRYASQLSFSEIGHVLNMPEATAKTYFQRAKPLLRSTLAAQLQIMPAC; translated from the coding sequence ATGCAAATTCGAGAACGCGTAAAAACACGCACGCCTGACATTACTGATGGTATTCTGGCGCAACAAAGCCTTGCCGGTGACCAGCAGGCGTTTGAAAGTCTTGTCAAACGTTATAATGGTCCGCTCTTTAATTTTATCTGCCGTTTCCTGGGGGATTATGACCAGGCATCGGATATCTTACAACAGGTGTTTCTCCAGTTGTACATCTCCCTGCCAAATTTGCGAACCGGAGAGCCGTTGAAAGCCTGGTTGTTTCAGGTGGCCCGCAATCGCTGTCTGGATGAGTTGCGTAAAAAGCGCGCGATTCATTTTTCTGACCTGGAAGCCTCGGCAGATGAGGACGACGCCTCGCCATTAGCAGCGATGCCGGATACAGGTCCTTTACCGGAGGAAGTAGCGGAGCGGCATGATTTACAAGAGTGCCTGCAGAAGGCTATCGAGGCGCTGCCCCCCAAGTTTCGCTCAGTTGTGCTGTTGCGTTATGCTTCCCAGTTAAGTTTTTCCGAGATTGGGCACGTGCTAAACATGCCGGAGGCGACTGCCAAGACATACTTCCAGCGCGCAAAGCCCTTATTGCGGTCGACACTGGCGGCCCAGTTGCAGATTATGCCCGCATGCTAA
- a CDS encoding serine/threonine-protein kinase: MINESDWIGMQIGNYRVVAALTQGFVSGVYLAQHLLLKHNQVAIKLLHRKSLRSVEKQQQFLQEAERLDLLRYPHIVSIIDVGQTDEGFPYIITEYAPGGSLKDRIERYRPGPLPLEEALVILSQIGEAVQYMHQQNIIHCDLKPGNVLFNGKGEVLLADFGSAVLLGVADTRRTAGEGTFYYMAPEQFEGVVSKGIDQYALGCIAYELLTGRQPFTALSIRAVIQKHMMEDPIPPTQLNQELPAHVEQAILKAMAKVPTDRHSDVAAFISALHMPVSNQIAVLAGSSTEMTTPVQPDEPEVLTKTRENWLDEAVAHQKTGCYEESLAAYENAIELDSSDAYAYIGKGLMLCKLKRYEEALNSFEHAIELDAGDAYAYISKGLALSMLKRYEQALDVYDEAIQLDVYDVDAYLGKGLALEHLQRYNEALLVYEQAISCNPNHVPAWRARADLLQKLERTEEAQYAFEIINQLEVIVGAGAAQHI; encoded by the coding sequence ATGATCAATGAAAGCGATTGGATCGGAATGCAGATTGGCAATTACCGCGTGGTTGCCGCCTTGACCCAAGGCTTCGTCAGCGGTGTCTATCTCGCTCAACATCTCTTGCTCAAACACAATCAAGTAGCAATCAAATTGCTGCATAGAAAGTCTCTTCGTTCAGTAGAGAAGCAACAGCAATTTTTGCAGGAAGCTGAAAGGCTTGATCTACTTCGATACCCTCATATTGTATCCATTATTGACGTTGGCCAAACCGATGAAGGTTTTCCCTACATAATAACCGAATACGCACCCGGAGGTTCACTTAAAGATCGCATAGAGCGCTATCGCCCTGGCCCGTTGCCGTTGGAAGAAGCTTTAGTCATCCTTTCTCAAATTGGGGAAGCAGTGCAATATATGCATCAGCAGAACATCATACATTGTGACCTCAAGCCAGGAAATGTCCTATTTAATGGCAAAGGTGAAGTGCTCCTCGCCGACTTTGGTAGTGCCGTGTTGTTGGGTGTGGCAGATACCAGACGAACCGCGGGAGAAGGCACTTTTTATTACATGGCACCAGAGCAGTTTGAGGGCGTGGTGAGTAAGGGGATAGATCAATATGCACTTGGCTGCATCGCTTACGAACTCTTGACCGGGCGTCAACCTTTTACTGCACTCAGCATACGGGCTGTAATCCAGAAGCATATGATGGAGGATCCCATTCCTCCTACCCAACTGAACCAGGAACTCCCTGCTCATGTAGAGCAGGCAATCTTGAAAGCGATGGCGAAAGTCCCTACCGATCGCCATTCTGATGTCGCAGCTTTCATTTCAGCATTACATATGCCTGTTAGCAATCAAATTGCTGTATTGGCCGGTTCTTCTACAGAAATGACCACACCTGTCCAACCAGATGAGCCTGAGGTATTGACGAAAACCAGGGAGAATTGGTTGGATGAAGCTGTTGCACATCAGAAAACTGGTTGCTATGAGGAATCGCTTGCCGCATATGAGAACGCTATTGAATTGGATTCTAGTGATGCCTATGCGTATATAGGCAAGGGGCTTATGCTGTGCAAACTCAAGCGGTATGAAGAAGCTCTGAATAGCTTTGAGCATGCAATAGAACTTGATGCCGGTGATGCCTATGCCTATATTAGTAAAGGGCTGGCGCTCAGCATGCTCAAACGATACGAGCAAGCGCTTGATGTCTATGACGAGGCTATTCAGCTTGATGTCTATGATGTTGATGCTTACCTTGGCAAGGGCCTTGCGCTAGAGCATTTGCAGCGTTACAACGAGGCTCTATTGGTCTATGAGCAGGCCATTTCATGTAATCCCAATCATGTACCTGCATGGCGTGCCAGGGCCGATCTATTGCAAAAGCTTGAGCGGACTGAAGAAGCGCAATATGCCTTTGAGATAATCAATCAACTCGAAGTGATAGTAGGGGCCGGAGCGGCACAACATATATAG
- a CDS encoding ferritin-like domain-containing protein, with product MERPDDLTPETDDLMESFSTRRTRRSLLKGAAAGVAGAAGLSAAGAGVFSLLHGSANIVHAKALAGSSCVDSIKTIFTVARTAERLAVTFYTNGMNNANELGITGDNLDIIQAALIEEQIHELFFAANGGGVLASTFSFPHGPDTFTDLNLFIATQQQLEGVFDSAFLVAIREFAQLGRPDLAEIAGQIATVEAEHRALGRMIGGLEPADNWVFSPVLLPSVGAAPALVKKAGYLSPKPGNSYTYKQVGTHITGGVIYRQPYAVSCS from the coding sequence GTGGAAAGACCGGACGATTTGACTCCTGAAACCGATGATCTCATGGAGTCGTTCTCAACACGTCGTACGCGCCGCTCCCTGCTGAAAGGAGCGGCAGCAGGGGTAGCCGGTGCGGCGGGGTTATCAGCAGCCGGAGCAGGCGTCTTTTCGCTCTTGCATGGTTCGGCGAATATTGTGCATGCCAAAGCCCTGGCTGGATCAAGTTGTGTAGATAGTATCAAAACTATTTTCACCGTAGCGCGAACTGCTGAGCGATTAGCGGTTACCTTCTACACGAATGGCATGAACAATGCTAACGAGTTGGGGATAACCGGTGACAACCTGGATATCATTCAGGCGGCTCTCATTGAGGAGCAAATTCACGAACTCTTCTTTGCAGCCAACGGCGGAGGGGTGCTTGCCAGTACCTTTAGCTTCCCTCATGGCCCCGATACATTCACCGATCTAAATCTCTTCATCGCGACCCAGCAGCAGCTGGAGGGTGTTTTCGACTCTGCCTTCCTGGTAGCAATTCGAGAATTCGCGCAATTGGGGCGACCCGACCTGGCGGAAATCGCCGGACAAATTGCCACAGTTGAGGCGGAGCATCGTGCGTTGGGGCGCATGATTGGTGGACTCGAACCCGCCGATAACTGGGTATTCTCCCCTGTACTGCTCCCATCGGTTGGCGCAGCTCCTGCGCTCGTAAAGAAGGCTGGCTACCTAAGTCCCAAACCGGGCAATAGCTACACCTATAAGCAAGTCGGTACGCACATTACTGGCGGCGTGATCTATCGCCAGCCCTATGCTGTGTCCTGTTCCTAG
- a CDS encoding GNAT family N-acetyltransferase, whose product MNCKARLLFDSDELHYDFGPDHPLQPARLVALMNLLETSGLWHSAYEQDRLPSRPATLEELELVHTPDYIAAVQRLSQAHEGDPATELHSRDEDRVQAQRDESRAELALKYGFADGDTPALPGMHEVSARIVGGTLVALSAIMGLPEGGTFASEDERPLHIFHPAGGLHHAWAERASGFCVYNDIAVAIAHVLRASEAKVLYIDFDAHHGDGVQRAFYDEPRVMTVSFHETGRYLFPGTGDVLELGKGVGRGYSVNVPLQPYTEDDSYIEAMEALLTPLVISFAPDVIVSQHGCDTHAWDPLTHLSLTMRGIQAQVKLAHQLADTYCKGRWVALGGGGYDLYRVVPRAWSIVWAEMSGQELPVSLPEEWVERWQPVWLGVEAQETLAQQVMGKSSIPASFPTTFMDRPQDFPAQPRRWTISNTNRHTTALVRQLLLPPPVRQAFPTVHNRSPLAGLFDLLHLQGSATPSRSRSLETGKGTLLLRDFCPPSLIERLTIDAGLRAFARLPEREHQLLLSIARRPDCALTIAHTPSGEIVGEVTLAPGDEWWEGLENVYEVGIEVSANWRRLGIAKNLLAFALELDALEDIILYAMGLSWHWDMEGLGLNIYQYRELIARLFASQGFTEYPTTEPNVRMEPANILLARIGSRVDQRVASRFLSHLLSTPNLGGL is encoded by the coding sequence ATGAACTGTAAGGCGCGTTTGCTGTTCGATAGTGACGAACTGCATTATGATTTTGGCCCGGACCATCCTTTGCAGCCGGCGCGATTGGTTGCATTGATGAATCTGCTGGAGACCAGTGGTTTGTGGCATAGCGCTTACGAACAGGATCGCTTGCCGTCACGTCCTGCCACGCTGGAGGAACTGGAGCTGGTTCATACCCCCGATTATATTGCTGCCGTGCAGCGCCTGAGCCAGGCTCACGAGGGAGACCCGGCAACTGAACTTCACAGTCGAGATGAAGACCGCGTACAAGCGCAGCGGGACGAAAGCAGAGCCGAACTGGCCTTGAAATATGGTTTTGCGGATGGAGATACCCCTGCGCTGCCGGGAATGCACGAGGTTTCTGCACGTATCGTAGGCGGGACGCTGGTTGCCTTGAGCGCAATAATGGGACTGCCCGAAGGGGGAACATTCGCTTCGGAAGACGAACGACCGCTGCATATCTTTCATCCCGCGGGAGGATTGCATCACGCGTGGGCTGAACGCGCCTCCGGATTCTGCGTCTACAATGATATCGCAGTGGCAATAGCGCATGTGTTGCGTGCCAGCGAAGCCAAAGTGTTATATATCGACTTCGACGCCCATCATGGCGATGGCGTACAACGAGCCTTTTACGATGAGCCGCGCGTGATGACCGTCTCATTTCACGAGACCGGGCGCTATCTCTTTCCAGGTACAGGCGATGTGCTTGAACTGGGTAAAGGAGTAGGCCGTGGCTATTCCGTCAATGTTCCCTTGCAGCCTTACACAGAGGATGATTCGTACATCGAGGCGATGGAGGCTCTTCTGACTCCCCTGGTCATCTCATTTGCTCCTGACGTTATTGTCAGCCAGCATGGATGTGATACGCATGCCTGGGACCCCCTGACACATCTTAGTCTGACGATGCGTGGGATTCAGGCGCAGGTCAAACTGGCACACCAGCTGGCCGATACATATTGTAAGGGTCGCTGGGTAGCATTGGGTGGTGGAGGATATGATCTCTACCGGGTCGTGCCGCGTGCCTGGTCTATAGTCTGGGCGGAAATGTCCGGGCAGGAGCTCCCGGTATCCTTACCAGAAGAGTGGGTGGAGCGCTGGCAACCGGTATGGCTTGGCGTGGAGGCGCAGGAGACACTTGCGCAACAGGTAATGGGAAAATCGTCGATCCCGGCCAGCTTTCCAACTACTTTTATGGATCGTCCCCAGGATTTTCCGGCACAGCCCCGCCGCTGGACGATCAGCAACACGAACCGGCACACGACGGCACTGGTACGCCAGCTGTTGCTACCTCCTCCGGTGCGGCAGGCTTTCCCTACGGTTCATAATCGGTCTCCCCTGGCCGGTCTATTCGACCTTTTGCATTTGCAGGGAAGCGCGACTCCCTCACGTAGCAGGTCATTAGAAACGGGAAAGGGAACGCTATTGCTGCGCGATTTTTGCCCACCCTCGCTGATCGAGCGTCTTACTATCGATGCAGGATTACGGGCTTTCGCGCGTCTGCCGGAACGAGAGCACCAGCTCCTCTTGAGTATTGCGAGACGGCCAGATTGCGCGCTCACCATAGCTCATACGCCCTCCGGTGAGATCGTAGGTGAGGTGACATTAGCTCCCGGTGATGAGTGGTGGGAAGGCCTGGAGAACGTCTATGAGGTGGGGATTGAAGTCAGCGCAAACTGGCGCCGGCTGGGTATTGCGAAAAATTTGCTGGCCTTTGCGCTTGAACTCGATGCATTGGAAGACATCATTTTGTACGCAATGGGTCTATCATGGCATTGGGATATGGAAGGGCTCGGCCTCAATATCTACCAGTATCGCGAATTGATCGCGCGGCTTTTCGCTTCTCAAGGCTTTACAGAATATCCGACGACCGAACCGAATGTGCGTATGGAGCCGGCGAATATCCTTCTGGCCCGCATCGGTAGTCGTGTAGACCAGCGGGTCGCGAGCAGGTTTTTGAGCCATTTGTTGAGTACGCCTAACCTGGGAGGTTTATAA
- a CDS encoding CBS domain-containing protein codes for MIVSEVMTTKLITVTPDDTLSHAANLLRQYQFHHLPVVSASNSAWSKYIDTGRKALPEFQGLLTSQDIDLAAAMGRWSSSEVLHRPWQERPVAEFMHRASIRVTPSTSVAAAAQLMVERGLNCLPVVEYEQMGQDEEGRMRTVLVGLLTRSDLLLVLARLMGAFEPGMELTIQLPAGDPGPLAETLVLAAQLGIQVRSITAAPQESGVLQVATLRLGTINPSPLLVRLREANIHYAFAGSPVEDDEQG; via the coding sequence ATGATTGTAAGCGAAGTGATGACGACAAAATTGATTACAGTCACCCCTGATGATACGCTGAGTCATGCTGCTAACCTGCTACGACAATATCAGTTTCATCATCTACCGGTGGTGTCAGCAAGCAATTCTGCGTGGTCGAAATATATTGATACAGGCCGGAAGGCATTGCCGGAGTTCCAGGGGTTGTTGACCTCACAAGATATAGACCTGGCGGCGGCTATGGGTAGATGGAGTTCCAGCGAAGTGCTGCATCGTCCGTGGCAGGAACGACCGGTGGCCGAGTTCATGCACCGGGCGAGCATCCGTGTAACACCGTCGACGAGTGTAGCGGCAGCAGCACAATTGATGGTCGAACGAGGCTTGAACTGTTTGCCGGTGGTAGAATATGAGCAGATGGGACAGGACGAGGAAGGTAGAATGCGCACTGTGCTGGTTGGATTGCTTACACGCAGTGATTTGCTGCTAGTACTGGCGCGTTTAATGGGCGCATTTGAGCCGGGAATGGAATTGACGATTCAATTACCGGCGGGTGATCCGGGTCCCCTGGCTGAAACACTCGTACTGGCTGCTCAGTTAGGAATACAGGTGCGCAGTATTACAGCCGCTCCACAGGAGAGCGGAGTGCTGCAAGTTGCGACCTTGCGGCTCGGAACGATAAATCCTTCACCCTTGCTGGTGCGATTGCGGGAGGCGAATATCCACTATGCGTTTGCAGGCTCGCCGGTAGAGGACGACGAACAAGGATGA
- a CDS encoding S9 family peptidase, whose translation MIDNDDLSTIPQSNDQRDDTVHSTIQVPVVEPAPQPAPRPFPSVDDLLALRIASDPQISPDGSLIAFTIQQCDAQTNTTSSTIWLVRAKAAKGDIPWQITNGVEEERQGRHDLSPRWSPDGNTLAFLSDRSGTLQIYLLPMQGGEARQLTNLKHGITEYSWRPDGKALVAHSPWRPADDRDLPDTSNISVVFTRLDEQWDGEGYKQGRHQQLWFIPLEGEPVRLTAEPVDLVQSCWSPDGKEIAFCANRRPDPDLSVSMALWVLNLANRQMRRLTPEDGLAQAPAWSPDGQHIAYYYAADQTEASNVIPFVVDVQGSSAPRPVTSQSPNFTSSEWIIDELHSYAHTRPQWYPDSKALLATFQERGQLHLYHLDMEHDTMTRLTGGNGCYLNPQLSKDGQIIAVVRTDWFTPGDIWSMDGNGQNSHKLTGVNDTYLRSLQLVRPKRITWQSFDGLEIEGWLYLPPLPEGTKAPLILEVHGGPNLAWGDSYVHEFQVLAGKGFAVLAANPRGSSGYGEAFCRKNLNDWGGDDFRDLMAGIDHVIATEMVEANRLGIGGISYGGYMTNWAITQTNRFKAAVSRNGISYLPSAGLLSDQTLWFDLAMSGEGQDVEALRRSSSPLTFADKITTPLLLLHAADDLRCPFSESLQMFVELRKRKQKVELVRYPGASHLMDWPDVGSPLQRTDRLARTVEWFERYV comes from the coding sequence ATGATCGACAACGATGATCTTTCTACTATCCCTCAGTCCAACGATCAGCGAGATGACACGGTCCATTCCACCATCCAGGTGCCGGTAGTTGAGCCAGCGCCACAACCTGCTCCTCGTCCATTCCCCAGCGTAGATGACCTGCTAGCACTGCGCATTGCCTCGGACCCGCAAATCTCACCCGATGGTTCCCTCATCGCCTTCACAATACAGCAATGCGACGCTCAGACGAATACCACCAGTAGCACCATCTGGTTAGTACGCGCTAAAGCCGCTAAAGGAGACATTCCCTGGCAGATCACTAATGGCGTTGAAGAAGAGCGTCAAGGCAGGCATGATCTATCGCCGCGCTGGTCTCCTGATGGAAACACCCTCGCGTTTTTGAGCGACCGCAGCGGCACCCTGCAAATTTACTTGCTGCCCATGCAGGGTGGGGAAGCCAGGCAATTGACTAATTTGAAACACGGTATTACTGAATATAGCTGGCGACCGGACGGCAAGGCTCTCGTCGCCCACAGCCCCTGGAGACCTGCGGATGACCGCGATCTGCCTGATACCAGCAACATATCCGTCGTTTTCACCCGTCTGGATGAGCAATGGGATGGCGAAGGCTATAAGCAAGGACGTCACCAGCAGCTCTGGTTTATTCCTTTAGAGGGTGAACCTGTACGCCTGACAGCAGAACCTGTGGACCTCGTACAATCCTGCTGGTCGCCCGATGGCAAGGAAATAGCATTCTGCGCCAACCGCCGCCCCGATCCCGATCTTAGCGTAAGCATGGCGCTGTGGGTACTGAACCTGGCAAATCGCCAGATGCGACGGCTGACACCCGAAGATGGCCTGGCGCAGGCACCCGCCTGGTCGCCCGATGGACAGCATATTGCCTATTACTATGCAGCCGATCAAACAGAGGCGAGCAATGTGATTCCTTTTGTCGTAGATGTCCAGGGCAGTAGCGCTCCACGCCCCGTCACCTCGCAGTCTCCAAACTTCACCTCTAGCGAGTGGATCATCGACGAGCTGCACAGTTATGCGCATACTCGCCCGCAATGGTATCCTGATAGCAAAGCACTACTTGCCACCTTTCAAGAGCGCGGCCAGCTCCATCTGTACCACCTTGACATGGAACACGATACGATGACTCGTCTGACCGGTGGCAACGGCTGCTACCTCAATCCTCAACTTAGCAAGGATGGACAGATAATCGCAGTAGTTCGCACGGACTGGTTTACACCCGGCGATATCTGGAGCATGGACGGGAACGGACAAAACTCACACAAATTAACTGGTGTAAACGACACGTACCTGCGGAGCCTCCAGCTTGTGCGCCCCAAACGTATCACCTGGCAAAGCTTCGATGGCCTGGAGATTGAGGGTTGGCTCTACCTGCCACCATTGCCGGAGGGCACAAAAGCTCCCTTGATTCTGGAAGTTCATGGCGGCCCAAACCTGGCCTGGGGTGACAGCTATGTTCACGAGTTCCAGGTGCTGGCCGGCAAGGGATTTGCGGTGCTGGCCGCCAATCCTCGCGGCAGTTCCGGGTACGGAGAAGCATTCTGCCGCAAAAATCTGAACGACTGGGGAGGAGATGATTTCCGGGATTTGATGGCGGGTATTGACCACGTCATAGCCACCGAGATGGTAGAAGCCAACCGGCTTGGCATTGGTGGCATCAGCTATGGCGGCTACATGACCAACTGGGCAATCACGCAGACAAACCGCTTTAAGGCCGCTGTGAGTCGCAATGGCATCAGCTACCTTCCCAGCGCCGGTCTGCTCTCGGATCAGACGCTCTGGTTCGATCTCGCAATGAGCGGCGAGGGGCAGGATGTAGAGGCATTGAGGCGCAGTTCCTCGCCTCTAACTTTCGCGGATAAGATTACGACTCCGCTCTTGCTCCTGCACGCGGCAGATGATTTGCGCTGCCCATTCTCTGAATCCTTGCAAATGTTTGTAGAACTGCGCAAGCGCAAACAAAAAGTCGAACTGGTTCGCTATCCGGGTGCCAGCCACTTGATGGACTGGCCCGATGTCGGTTCGCCATTACAGCGTACCGACCGCCTGGCTCGCACAGTCGAATGGTTCGAGCGTTATGTTTAA
- a CDS encoding DNA methyltransferase, giving the protein MVELIWEGKGITGAENYKSHYLHMCEAFNTNQYDDQINPAGNSSCWYNRLIHGDKKRILPALLPEFAGKIDLIYIDPPFMTGRTFTLGNELAYNDTWNNLDSYIQWLYETFAALHRLLENDGSLYVHLDWRVIHYARVILDEIFGYEPNARGSGFKNEIIWHYQSGGRSTKGYARKHDTILLYTKSADYCFHAERIGERRGSQKRNHMRKHLNEDGHVYWTIHSAGRTYTYHEDQLMTPSDVWNDISHLHQKDPERNGYATQKPAALLERIILASSEENDLVLDCFCGSGVTPAVADELGRRWIACDQSELAIRLTRQRLLELKQIRPFVLQRLIEHKDEQAILDESISGVVNDQPIS; this is encoded by the coding sequence ATGGTAGAACTGATTTGGGAAGGAAAAGGTATTACAGGCGCGGAAAATTATAAATCCCATTATCTGCATATGTGCGAGGCTTTCAATACAAACCAGTATGATGATCAGATCAACCCGGCCGGTAATTCTTCATGCTGGTACAACCGCCTCATCCATGGAGACAAAAAACGCATCCTTCCTGCCTTGCTTCCCGAATTTGCCGGTAAAATCGACCTTATCTATATCGATCCCCCTTTCATGACGGGCCGCACCTTCACGCTCGGCAACGAGCTTGCTTACAACGATACCTGGAACAATCTGGATTCCTATATTCAATGGCTATATGAAACATTCGCGGCACTGCATAGGCTGCTGGAGAATGATGGTAGTCTGTATGTGCATCTCGACTGGCGGGTCATCCATTACGCAAGGGTAATTTTGGATGAAATCTTTGGCTACGAACCGAATGCCAGAGGCTCCGGCTTCAAAAATGAAATCATCTGGCATTATCAATCCGGCGGGCGTTCTACAAAAGGCTATGCCCGCAAGCATGACACCATCCTGCTTTACACAAAATCTGCCGACTATTGCTTTCACGCCGAACGCATTGGAGAACGGCGTGGCTCTCAGAAACGCAATCATATGCGTAAACATCTGAATGAGGATGGACATGTCTACTGGACGATACACTCGGCAGGACGCACCTATACCTATCACGAGGATCAGTTAATGACGCCATCCGATGTCTGGAACGATATCAGCCATTTGCATCAGAAAGACCCTGAGCGTAACGGCTATGCCACCCAGAAACCGGCGGCGCTGCTCGAACGTATCATCCTGGCATCATCTGAGGAAAACGATCTTGTTCTCGACTGCTTTTGTGGCAGCGGTGTCACTCCCGCTGTGGCAGACGAGCTTGGTCGCCGCTGGATTGCTTGCGATCAGAGCGAATTGGCGATCCGGCTGACGCGCCAGCGCTTGCTTGAACTCAAACAAATACGCCCTTTTGTCTTACAACGTCTCATCGAACATAAAGATGAACAAGCCATTTTAGATGAGAGTATAAGCGGCGTGGTGAATGATCAACCAATATCCTAA
- a CDS encoding inositol monophosphatase family protein: MLELLEHLFRRVQAYLHSERFDRGQIFFSSPQHVTMQFDREAEDIIINGLAESGYGFEIMTEERPAFTTSSMPLYRIIVDPIDGSTNVWRGIMTAAVSLAVLPIDAPIVPERVEWALVGELFSGTVYQAQRAAGAFCNGKRCRVSETKRLDQCLAGMNFDGRNLQAQLKLLTRHPAISNIRRTGSSAMDLVYISNGAYDACIDIGDILTAESFLAASSIICEAGGIISDQSGKPLRPITNLTTGFSLIAAGTGELHREIVSRVNS; the protein is encoded by the coding sequence ATGTTAGAACTTCTAGAACACCTCTTCCGGCGCGTTCAGGCGTATTTACACTCCGAACGTTTCGACCGCGGTCAGATCTTTTTTTCATCGCCCCAGCACGTGACCATGCAGTTTGATCGCGAGGCCGAAGATATTATCATCAACGGCCTGGCTGAAAGCGGGTATGGTTTCGAAATCATGACTGAAGAGCGACCGGCTTTCACAACGTCCTCTATGCCGCTGTATCGGATCATTGTCGATCCCATCGATGGCTCGACGAATGTCTGGCGGGGAATTATGACCGCCGCTGTATCGCTTGCGGTACTGCCCATCGATGCGCCCATAGTACCTGAACGGGTAGAATGGGCGCTCGTTGGCGAACTCTTCAGTGGCACAGTTTACCAGGCTCAACGCGCTGCTGGCGCTTTTTGCAATGGAAAGCGCTGCCGGGTCAGTGAGACGAAACGACTCGATCAGTGCCTTGCCGGCATGAACTTCGATGGTCGTAACTTGCAGGCACAACTGAAATTGCTCACCCGGCATCCGGCGATCAGCAATATAAGACGTACCGGCAGTTCCGCAATGGACCTTGTGTATATTTCCAATGGCGCATATGATGCCTGCATCGATATCGGAGACATCCTGACGGCTGAATCGTTCCTCGCGGCATCCAGTATCATTTGTGAGGCTGGCGGCATCATTTCTGATCAGTCCGGCAAACCTTTACGCCCTATCACCAATCTCACCACGGGTTTTTCTCTCATAGCAGCGGGAACCGGAGAACTGCACCGGGAGATTGTATCGCGCGTCAACAGTTAA